Below is a genomic region from Brassica rapa cultivar Chiifu-401-42 chromosome A08, CAAS_Brap_v3.01, whole genome shotgun sequence.
ATCAGTAGTGACGTCTATTAAAACTATTTAGTTAATGGAACCAGTACTTTAAAAAGCTACGGGTAGTAGAAGAAGTTTCCATTTCAAGTGAGGAAAACTTTTCAAATCTTCATGTGTTGTGAAAGCAAAAGTTGTTTGGTAACGAAATGTCGAAAAAAGCTTTGAGATGAAACGTGAGTAGTAACTTAGTGCTAAGTAAAGTTATAGAGCAGAATCTGTACCTTATTTTCTCCCTGGCCATATGAAATTTCGCATTCGCCAATAGCAATCTTCCGTAGTTTCCTCTAACCAATCAGAGGAAGAGAAACTTTGAAACAAGAACCAAAGCAGAGTAGGCTTTCTCTGCATCATCACTCCACTTCTGGTCCCCAACTGAAAAGGACAATCCAAAGCTAGATCCTTTcaagtttctttgtttttaaaatttacagtaataatttttttttggttaagtcTATTTTAACTTTATGATCTTTTAGCAACAAAGGAAGGTGGAATCTATTTCATGCTTACACAAAAACATGTCAACTGGaaattttcttctctttccctAACTTTTGACCATGCTTAATAATATTCTCTCATTGTTTATTAAAAAGGTTTGGCTAGAAAGCATACATGTCATTAGTTAAAGCCTATGACTTCGATTAGAGAACTAAAAGGAGCCTATGAAGAAGCTTTTATATAATGTTAGTCTAACGTTAATTCTAATTAATTCCCACTATTAAGCATTAACTAAGGTTTATACCACTAATTCTGGATTTTAAAACTTTCGAACCAATCCTTACCTAGAAAAGAAATTTATGCGCTTTTGTCTTTAGAAACTATAGCTAGCATATGCTGAGGATTACTCCCCATGGAAACCTATACTCAGAATTTTATACATATTTAATTCACTTAAGTCAAAAGATTAGTACATGAACAACAAAGTTAGATGCTCTATGCGGAAAACCGATTGAATATGAATGTATTCAAGCTATTCATGTACTCCAGAAGAATATTAAAATCCCAATAGAAAAAATGTGTCAACCAATATACTAACCTGTAATGTGAGGTACATGTGCAGGTCAAAGAGTAGCTTCCAGTTCATCCATCCACTACAATCTGAAAAgtacaaaacataataatagtaTAATACCAGAGTGTCATGCCCATCTACTGAATTCGTATTCAATATAACTGACTCCATTTCACTCGTCGAAACTGGTACGTCTTATTCATTATGTATGACAACACATACACTTGTCCCCAGTGAACAATGTAAATGACATTATGTTGGGGCAAGTAAAGCCTCATCTTAATACATGAAGGTTATCAATTTCAACTTGTAGCAACTGTAATTTACTCCTAATATCTGATAGTTCCTTCTGGATGCCTAAAAGACGATCAAGTCTTAGCTGAGCTTCTTCTCGGTAAGGCTTGGCAACAATATTCACAAAGTTTACTAGATTATTTGTTGCATCCGAAAGATCCTTTTGCATAGCATCTTCGAGTTGTTGAGCCAACGCATCAGCCACTTTATTCACCTTACCAATTATAGCTTGCCTGCGATATGGGAAGTTTGCTATAGCCACATACCTGCCATATAGGTTATgttatatacaaataataatgTCTCTAAAACATCATAATATCTCATTGGTTGCAAGAAAAAACACACTACGTGATACAAGAAAGCAGAGTAATGAAGAAATTCAGAGAAGTGTTACCCTCCAGCAGAGCAAAGGCCAAGAGCAAGAAGATCTTCCAAAGTAGTGGGTAGCACTGAGGTTAGAAGTGATGCAGAAAGTCCTGCAGCTCCAAGCCCACCAACTGTCACAAAGAACTaaaaaaaagcaaacaaaaTCATGTCAAAAGAATCACATGACTGATTGTTGAAGAATCTAACTGAACATAGAACACAATTAAACAATGATAAGAGATCAAGACACTCGACTGAATTATAGTATATTAAGAACATGTAAGAATTTAATATTTGAGACTCACCACTTCTCGAATATCTTGTTCCAACCGTTTTGATGTGGTTCCGGCACTCAAGTTCTGGATGGTTTTCAAGCTGAATTTATCAGTTTTCCGAAGCAAGTCGTATGTGTCTATGCCCAGTTGAGTTTTTGAATTGACATATTGTGGCCATTTGTTTTCAAATGATTTCAAGGATAGACTCCCTTCCCGGGCAGTATTTGATTGTAGCCATTCAGCATATTTTCCAAGTAGGTCCTGCAACCAGTAGAGTGTTCAAAAATGAAGGCTTAGTTAGTAGCCAGACACCAGCATCAGGTCAAAATAAGACAAGAAGGACACGACTTGACTTATGCATGAACAGAAACTATATCTCAGATGTTGGAGTATATGATCTTTGGAGTAACAGACTTACTTGAGCATTTGAGAGTGCTGGAGCGAGTATTTCTCCATTAACTTTGGATGTAGCCGCTACAGAGGCTGAGTTTTCCCCTTTAAACACGTAAGAGATTGCAAGATCAAGACTAGAAAGTCTCAGGGTAGCTTCTATTAGATCAACAACTTGCAATCTGGCCTTATCAATCTGCAATCATGATTTGACGATAAACACAAGAAAAATCCAAGTTAGAACAACCCAATTTCCTCCTACGTGATTCAACAAGATATAGCTAATAGAATTTATACCAGTGACAGAGCCTGCCTTCTCCAAGATATGCTCTCATATTCCATCGTAAGTGTGTATTCTTGAGTACGATTGATAATCTTGTCTGCTGAAGCCAAATCTTCCCTAGCAGCTACGCAATCTTGTAGAACAAGAGATTCAACAGAAGAAAGGAGACGCTCTGCAATTGCAATAGGTGTCTCCAATTTAAGCCTTATTCTCTCCATCCCAGTGACAGTTGAGCTATCTAGGAAGCTGTACAGAAATTTCTCAAGTTCATTGAAGCTCTGGGTTCTCCACTTAGAATCGGGATCAGAGACCTCTAGATCATCTCTGCCTGCCAAAGCTGCTGCTGAAAGCTTCGCCTCAAGAGCAGACCGTGCGGACACAGGATACAATATCACATTTTCTGTGTTAAGCAACTTTTGCGTATTTTCTTTAACAAACGAGATAGCTTCCTCAAGCTgcatcataaaaaataaaacgtaGTCAACAAAAACCCAAGACTAGATAAACTATCAAGAATTGGACATAATCTTGTTTCTGGTAAACCTCACGAGTATCACGGTAGATATCAGATTTATTCAGGATAAACACAAATTTCTTTTTCCACTGCTGGGTATACCGGAGAAACGCAACCTGACAAACACAATGACATGAATATCAGCCTACAGAACAGAAATGACAGCAGGAAACTGACGAGGTAGAGAGTTCAACATTATCCTTAATATTGTTTATATTAGTACTAAATAGATATATGCAGTTAACCTAGTGACAACTTCCCCTTCACTACACAAAGTCTTGATGGTGTAAATATTTAACCAGCTACTACTTAGGGAGATGCGTATTGAGTAAAGCCAACAATAACTAACATGCCAGGCAAACAGTAACATCTACCTCACTTTCAGTTAAAGGACGGTCAGCAGAAAGAACGAAAAGAAGCAGATCTGCACGTGGAACAAATTCTTCTGTAAGACGTTGTTGCCTTTGAAGGATCACATTAGTTCCAGGTGTGTCAACGATATTGATCTGCTCGAAAAAAGAACAACACAAAGTCAATTTCtccaaataattacaaaattcaGGACTGCCAGGGAAAGTTTTTGAATGACTCACATCCTTAAGTATTGGTGCAGGAAGATAGCAGATGTATTGGCCGTCTGGATGCCTTTGGCAACGTTGTTGCTCCTCAGATTCTAAGTCAGAGTAGCACAGAAAAGTGATTTCATTGGTGGTGGGGACTACACCCTCTTTGAGGTATCTCTTCCCAAGAAGTGCATTGATAACAGTTGATTTTCCGGAGTTAAATTCCCCCTAGTATCATCAAGTTATGAATGAATTCCAATAAAATGCGTATCCATACACTAACTACTTTGAATCATAAAAGCAAATTGTCCTGCTTTAAAAACCCGAAACATAAATAGATAGAAAACTACTAGTTGAAATCTTTCAGAGAACCCATGCAATGAATCAAAAGTTTAGCAACATGCTGGATTTTTTTAAACTTCTAACCACTAAATAGCTAGGAGCCTAGGATAAGAGCATACTAACAAGTCACAAGAAAGCGAGAAAACTATGTCCTTTATCAGAGAGTACAATTAAGAAGCATGTGCATTGTCTAGCAAAGATCTATCTACTGCTGGCAAAAGTGTAACTAACAAATGTTTTTCATGAATAAAGAGCTAATACCAATGCATATCCCTGGAACCACAATTTGACGGAGTTGAGTGCAGCATTACCACTATAACCATTAAAAACGGCTCATCAATCCGGGAAGCTGCATCGACCAGGAGGGAGACTTCTTCCATCTGTTTATTGAAAAACAGTCCAAGACGCAAATTAAACCACGTTATGGTCGCAAAAAAATCTAGACTCTTAACCATTTCAGAAAAACTGACTACCAAATgttgtaaataaaaatcacCAGTGGAGCCGCCTTGTGGATAATTTCAATAGTCTCCCTCAACACTGATTTCTCCATTTCTATTATTTCTTTCTGCTTGTCCTCTAATTTTACGAAACCAGTAGCATCATGTTTCTCCTGAAGGTCACTAGCCTCAACCAATGGTGTTTCGTTTTCGTTAACATAAGAAGCTCCATCAAGAAACTGGCGAAGAGCAACATCCCTGGAAGAGCGCAGATCATTCAAAGAAACAACGAAACCAGATGCTCCTGATCTCAGTAACTGCAACTCTTCCTTAGCTTCTCCTTTGCTTATGCAAGCCACGAAAATGGGTATCTTCACGCTCTTCAGCAAAGAATCAGCCAATTGTTGATCTTCACGAGATCCAACAAGTATAAGGAAATCAGCACCCTCAGAGCTAGAGGCAGTTAGAGCAGACTCAACATCCTTCACAATCCTAGCCACCAAAGGGAGAACCACCGACTCAGAATTGGAACCCATCAAAGTGTTCCTCGCTACTATCGCCGGAAGACCTGTACATAAATAGCATTTGTTACTACAAGCAGGAAGCTAAAATTGAAATTAGCTATACCTTCGTCGGAGAGAGCGACACCACTCGCACCAACAGCGGCGGCGATATCAACGCGTTCGGCGATCAAGAGGTAAGCACGGCCCTTGACAAGTGACTTCAGCAAACAAGCTGCCTCGTAGAGCTTACCGGCGTTAACTCCGCCGTCGAGCACGACGATTTGGACCGATTTGGCTAACGCGCGGTCGATTAAATCAAGAGTCTCGTCACGGTTCCCGCTCATAACCTCATCCGCGTCGAGGCGGAGAAGTAAACCGGGAACAGCGAGCTCGGGACGCTTGTAACCACCGGGATAAAGAGTCCGCGGCCTAGAGGGAGAAGTTTGATCGGCGGATTCAAGCGAAGCGTTTCTgattgagagagaagagagacgcTTGTGACGTGGAGGAGAAAATGATGATAACCGAATGCACCGGCGAGGAAACGGCGGAAATGAAGCGGAGATGAGTAAAGGTGACGTCACACATGGGCGGTGAGAGAGGAGAGTTCtcatggagagagagagagagagagagagagagagatttcgtCTGTGCTTCTGATTAGTTTTCTTATCTCTAAAATATCCGTTTGGCCCATCAGAGGAAACTATACGACGAACCCCgccattaaattaaaaaatcaaattaaattaaaatttgtgtggggaaacttttttttaatgtaaatacAAAAACATGACGAGAACAAAGGTAACATAGTCTTTTTGGACATTGATAGACTTAATCATACTCTAGTTCATCAGGAGTAATGGGTCTCTTAAGAGGAATGACAGACTTTTTCTCTACATCTCTTGATAATGCCTTCCTCATATCTGTGTATTCAAACCCATTGTTTTAGTTAAATCCTAAAGACAATGAATAAGAAAGCAAAGGCTATATTATAGATTAGAGAGATGGAAACAA
It encodes:
- the LOC103836629 gene encoding probable transmembrane GTPase FZO-like, chloroplastic translates to MRTLLSHRPCVTSPLLISASFPPFPRRCIRLSSFSPPRHKRLSSLSIRNASLESADQTSPSRPRTLYPGGYKRPELAVPGLLLRLDADEVMSGNRDETLDLIDRALAKSVQIVVLDGGVNAGKLYEAACLLKSLVKGRAYLLIAERVDIAAAVGASGVALSDEGLPAIVARNTLMGSNSESVVLPLVARIVKDVESALTASSSEGADFLILVGSREDQQLADSLLKSVKIPIFVACISKGEAKEELQLLRSGASGFVVSLNDLRSSRDVALRQFLDGASYVNENETPLVEASDLQEKHDATGFVKLEDKQKEIIEMEKSVLRETIEIIHKAAPLMEEVSLLVDAASRIDEPFLMVIVGEFNSGKSTVINALLGKRYLKEGVVPTTNEITFLCYSDLESEEQQRCQRHPDGQYICYLPAPILKDINIVDTPGTNVILQRQQRLTEEFVPRADLLLFVLSADRPLTESEVAFLRYTQQWKKKFVFILNKSDIYRDTRELEEAISFVKENTQKLLNTENVILYPVSARSALEAKLSAAALAGRDDLEVSDPDSKWRTQSFNELEKFLYSFLDSSTVTGMERIRLKLETPIAIAERLLSSVESLVLQDCVAAREDLASADKIINRTQEYTLTMEYESISWRRQALSLIDKARLQVVDLIEATLRLSSLDLAISYVFKGENSASVAATSKVNGEILAPALSNAQDLLGKYAEWLQSNTAREGSLSLKSFENKWPQYVNSKTQLGIDTYDLLRKTDKFSLKTIQNLSAGTTSKRLEQDIREVFFVTVGGLGAAGLSASLLTSVLPTTLEDLLALGLCSAGGYVAIANFPYRRQAIIGKVNKVADALAQQLEDAMQKDLSDATNNLVNFVNIVAKPYREEAQLRLDRLLGIQKELSDIRSKLQLLQVEIDNLHVLR